In Thiospirochaeta perfilievii, a single window of DNA contains:
- the der gene encoding ribosome biogenesis GTPase Der produces the protein MGSNLSNKILPKVVVVGRPNVGKSTLFNRFLRERKAITDPTPGVTRDPIEASCIIGNRELLLIDTGGFKLERDDEFDELVSKKAVQMIGEGDLILFLMDVMDVTPEDEAFIELLRPYEEKVILVANKVDTVEKENEVWNLYSYGFSTVLGISAEHNRNIYDLEDAITSRLEFVDIEGKELHNSPDIKITILGKPNAGKSTLANALTKSGNSLVSDIAGTTRDVVEGHFKYEEYDFQILDTAGIRRKSKVKEDVEYYSVNRAIKTIADADIVYLLIDVEEGLTDQDKKIASQIIKHGKGVILVLNKWDVMKELGNDFNAVQDRVRFLFPVLGFAPILNISALKKRGFRDLLKKTVELYNELEKRVETNHLNDALAEWQDFNPAPIVKGKAIKCRYLTQVSVSPLKFVLFVNREKNFPDFYKRYILNQIRKEFGFKNVPITLDLKES, from the coding sequence TTGGGATCAAATCTTTCAAATAAGATATTACCTAAAGTAGTCGTTGTTGGTAGACCTAATGTAGGTAAATCAACACTTTTTAATAGATTTTTACGGGAGAGAAAAGCAATAACTGACCCAACTCCCGGGGTAACTAGAGACCCAATTGAGGCCTCATGTATTATTGGTAATAGAGAGTTGTTACTTATTGATACTGGTGGGTTTAAGCTAGAAAGGGATGATGAGTTTGATGAATTAGTCTCTAAAAAAGCTGTACAAATGATCGGTGAGGGAGACCTTATTCTATTTCTTATGGATGTAATGGATGTTACCCCAGAAGATGAAGCTTTTATCGAACTTTTAAGACCCTACGAAGAGAAGGTTATTCTTGTAGCTAATAAGGTAGATACAGTTGAAAAAGAGAATGAGGTATGGAATTTATACTCCTACGGATTCTCTACAGTTTTAGGTATCTCGGCAGAACATAATAGAAATATCTATGATCTAGAAGATGCAATTACCTCAAGACTTGAGTTTGTTGATATTGAAGGAAAGGAGTTACACAACTCACCTGATATAAAAATAACAATTTTAGGTAAACCAAATGCAGGGAAGTCCACCCTGGCAAACGCATTAACAAAGAGTGGAAACTCCTTAGTATCCGATATTGCAGGTACTACACGGGATGTTGTTGAGGGACACTTTAAATATGAAGAGTATGATTTTCAAATTCTCGATACTGCCGGAATAAGAAGAAAGAGTAAGGTAAAAGAGGATGTGGAGTACTACTCCGTTAATAGGGCAATTAAAACCATTGCAGATGCGGATATTGTATACCTTTTAATTGATGTTGAAGAGGGTCTTACAGATCAGGATAAAAAAATTGCTTCACAAATAATTAAACACGGTAAAGGTGTTATTTTAGTTCTTAATAAATGGGATGTTATGAAGGAGCTTGGTAATGATTTTAACGCAGTTCAAGATAGAGTTAGGTTTTTATTCCCTGTTCTAGGATTTGCACCAATTTTAAATATTTCAGCCCTAAAAAAAAGGGGTTTTAGGGACCTTCTTAAAAAAACTGTAGAACTTTATAATGAGCTTGAAAAAAGGGTAGAAACAAACCACTTAAATGATGCTTTAGCAGAGTGGCAAGATTTCAATCCAGCTCCAATTGTTAAAGGTAAGGCTATAAAATGTCGATATTTAACCCAGGTATCAGTATCTCCATTAAAATTTGTTTTATTTGTTAATAGAGAGAAGAATTTTCCAGACTTCTATAAGAGATATATATTAAACCAGATAAGAAAGGAGTTTGGTTTTAAAAACGTACCTATAACTTTAGATCTTAAGGAAAGTTAA